Proteins encoded together in one Vitis vinifera cultivar Pinot Noir 40024 chromosome 4, ASM3070453v1 window:
- the LOC100249605 gene encoding expansin-A13 has protein sequence MWRDSGKNQWKQSTTLSSKTKAAIALSLSLKPDSKKKNNKRKMTAAMIRAPTFLLLLLQLLFTTVAAHFSSSSSSSSSSSSSATLSEWRSGRATYYAAADPRDAVGGACGYGDLVKSGYGMATVGLSEALFERGQICGGCFELRCVDDLRWCIPGTSIIVTATNFCAPNYGFPADGGGHCNPPNNHFVLPIEAFEKIAIWKAANMPVHYRRIKCRKEGGVRFSLDGSGIFLSVLISNVGGAGDIVGVKVKGSRTGWLPMGRNWGQNWHLNADLKNQPLSFEITASDGITLTSYNVAPKGWNFGQTFEGKQFES, from the exons atgtGGAGAGATTCGGGGAAAAATCAGTGGAAACAGTCTACAACACTCTCAAGTAAAACCAAAGCTGCcatcgctctctctctctctctcaaaccagacagcaaaaagaaaaataataaaagaaaaatgacagCTGCTATGATACGAGCTCCAAcattcctcctcctcctcctccagctGTTATTCACGACAGTGGCCGCCCACTTCTcttcctcatcatcatcatcctcctcctcctcttcatCGGCCACACTCTCAGAGTGGAGATCTGGGCGAGCAACTTACTACGCGGCGGCGGACCCAAGAGACGCGGTGGGGGGCGCGTGCGGGTACGGAGACTTGGTCAAGAGTGGATATGGAATGGCGACGGTGGGACTGAGCGAGGCGCTGTTCGAGAGGGGCCAGATCTGCGGGGGATGCTTCGAGCTGAGGTGCGTGGACGACCTCCGCTGGTGCATTCCGGGGACGTCCATCATCGTCACGGCCACCAACTTCTGCGCCCCTAACTATGGGTTCCCGGCGGACGGCGGGGGGCACTGCAACCCTCCCAACAACCACTTTGTTCTCCCCATTGAGGCCTTTGAGAAGATCGCTATTTGGAAGGCTGCCAACATGCCTGTCCACTATCGGAG GATCAAATGCAGAAAAGAAGGCGGTGTTCGATTTTCACTTGATGGATCAGGTATATTCTTATCAGTGCTGATCAGCAATGTGGGTGGCGCTGGAGACATAGTGGGAGTGAAGGTAAAGGGTTCAAGAACAGGATGGCTTCCAATGGGCAGGAATTGGGGTCAGAACTGGCATCTCAATGCTGATTTAAAGAATCAGCCTCTTTCCTTTGAGATCACTGCTAGCGATGGAATCACCCTCACATCTTACAATGTTGCTCCCAAGGGTTGGAATTTTGGACAGACTTTTGAAGGCAAGCAATTTGAATCTTAA